A region of the Salvelinus sp. IW2-2015 linkage group LG34, ASM291031v2, whole genome shotgun sequence genome:
NNNNNNNNNNNNNNNNNNNNNNNNNNNNNNNNNNNNNNNNNNNNNNNNNNNNNNNNNNNNNNNNNNNNNNNNNNNNNNNNNNNNNNNNNNNNNNNNNNNNNNNNNNNNNNNNNNNNNNNNNNNNNNNNNNNNNNNNNNNNNNNNNNNNNNNNNNNNNNNNNNNNNNNNNNNNNNNNNNNNNNNNNNNNNNNNNNNNNNNNNNNNNNNNNNNNNNNNNNNNNNNNNNNNNNNNNNNNNNNNNNNNNNNNNNNNNNNNNNNNNNNNNNNNNNNNNNNNNNNNNNNNNNNNNNNNNNNNNNNNNNNNNNNNNNNNNNNNNNNNNNNNNNNNNNNNNNNNNNNNNNNNNNNNNNNNNNNNNNNNNNNNNNNNNNNNNNNNNNNNNNNNNNNNNNNNNNNNNNNNNNNNNNNNNNNNNNNNNNNNNNNNNNNNNNNNNNNNNNNNNNNNNNNNNNNNNNNNNNNNNNNNNNNNNNNNNNNNNNNNNNNNNNNNNNNNNNNNNNNNNNNNNNNNNNNNNNNNNNNNNNNNNNNNNNNNNNNNNNNNNNNNNNNNNNNNNNNNNNNNNNNNNNNNNNNNNNNNNNNNNNNNNNNNNNNNNNNNNNNNNNNNNNNNNNNNNNNNNNNNNNNNNNNNNNNNNNNNNNNNNNNNNNNNNNNNNNNNNNNNNNNNNNNNNNNNNNNNNNNNNNNNNNNNNNNNNNNNNNNNNNNNNNNNNNNNNNNNNNNNNNNNNNNNNNNNNNNNNNNNNNNNNNNNNNNNNNNNNNNNNNNNNNNNNNNNNNNNNNNNNNNNNNNNNNNNNNNNNNNNNNNNNNNNNNNNNNNNNNNNNNNNNNNNNNNNNNNNNNNNNNNNNNNNNNNNNNNNNNNNNNNNNNNNNNNNNNNNNNNNNNNNNNNNNNNNNNNNNNNNNNNNNNNNNNNNNNNNNNNNNNNNNNNNNNNNNNNNNNNNNNNNNNNNNNNNNNNNNNNNNNNNNNNNNNNNNNNNNNNNNNNNNNNNNNNNNNNNNNNNNNNNNNNNNNNNNNNNNNNNNNNNNNNNNNNNNNNNNNNNNNNNNNNNNNNNNNNNNNNNNNNNNNNNNNNNNNNNNNNNNNNNNNNNNNNNNNNNNNNNNNNNNNNNNNNNNNNNNNNNNNNNNNNNNNNNNNNNNNNNNNNNNNNNNNNNNNNNNNNNNNNNNNNNNNNNNNNNNNNNNNNNNNNNNNNNNNNNNNNNNNNNNNNNNNNNNNNNNNNNNNNNNNNNNNNNNNNNNNNNNNNNNNNNNNNNNNNNNNNNNNNNNNNNNNNNNNNNNNNNNNNNNNNNNNNNNNNNNNNNNNNNNNNNNNNNNNNNNNNNNNNNNNNNNNNNNNNNNNNNNNNNNNNNNNNNNNNNNNNNNNNNNNNNNNNNNNNNNNNNNNNNNNNNNNNNNNNNNNNNNNNNNNNNNNNNNNNNNNNNNNNNNNNNNNNNNNNNNNNNNNNNNNNNNNNNNNNNNNNNNNNNNNNNNNNNNNNNNNNNNNNNNNNNNNNNNNNNNNNNNNNNNNNNNNNNNNNNNNNNNNNNNNNNNNNNNNNNNNNNNNNNNNNNNNNNNNNNNNNNNNNNNNNNNNNNNNNNNNNNNNNNNNNNNNNNNNNNNNNNNNNNNNNNNNNNNNNNNNNNNNNNNNNNNNNNNNNNNNNNNNNNNNNNNNNNNNNNNNNNNNNNNNNNNNNNNNNNNNNNNNNNNNNNNNNNNNNNNNNNNNNNNNNNNNNNNNNNNNNNNNNNNNNNNNNNNNNNNNNNNNNNNNNNNNNNNNNNNNNNNNNNNNNNNNNNNNNNNNNNNNNNNNNNNNNNNNNNNNNNNNNNNNNNNNNNNNNNNNNNNNNNNNNNNNNNNNNNNNNNNNNNNNNNNNNNNNNNNNNNNNNNNNNNNNNNNNNNNNNNNNNNNNNNNNNNNNNNNNNNNNNNNNNNNNNNNNNNNNNNNNNNNNNNNNNNNNNNNNNNNNNNNNNNNNNNNNNNNNNNNNNNNNNNNNNNNNNNNNNNNNNNNNNNNNNNNNNNNNNNNNNNNNNNNNNNNNNNNNNNNNNNNNNNNNNNNNNNNNNNNNNNNNNNNNNNNNNNNNNNNNNNNNNNNNNNNNNNNNNNNNNNNNNNNNNNNNNNNNNNNNNNNNNNNNNNNNNNNNNNNNNNNNNNNNNNNNNNNNNNNNNNNNNNNNNNNNNNNNNNNNNNNNNNNNNNNNNNNNNNNNNNNNNNNNNNNNNNNNNNNNNNNNNNNNNNNNNNNNNNNNNNNNNNNNNNNNNNNNNNNNNNNNNNNNNNNNNNNNNNNNNNNNNNNNNNNNNNNNNNNNNNNNNNNNNNNNNNNNNNNNNNNNNNNNNNNNNNNNNNNNNNNNNNNNNNNNNNNNNNNNNNNNNNNNNNNNNNNNNNNNNNNNNNNNNNNNNNNNNNNNNNNNNNNNNNNNNNNNNNNNNNNNNNNNNNNNNNNNNNNNNNNNNNNNNNNNNNNNNNNNNNNNNNNNNNNNNNNNNNNNNNNNNNNNNNNNNNNNNNNNNNNNNNNNNNNNNNNNNNNNNNNNNNNNNNNNNNNNNNNNNNNNNNNNNNNNNNNNNNNNNNNNNNNNNNNNNNNNNNNNNNNNNNNNNNNNNNNNNNNNNNNNNNNNNNNNNNNNNNNNNNNNNNNNNNNNNNNNNNNNNNNNNNNNNNNNNNNNNNNNNNNNNNNNNNNNNNNNNNNNNNNNNNNNNNNNNNNNNNNNNNNNNNNNNNNNNNNNNNNNNNNNNNNNNNNNNNNNNNNNNNNNNNNNNNNNNNNNNNNNNNNNNNNNNNNNNNNNNNNNNNNNNNNNNNNNNNNNNNNNNNNNNNNNNNNNNNNNNNNNNNNNNNNNNNNNNNNNNNNNNNNNNNNNNNNNNNNNNNNNNNNNNNNNNNNNNNNNNNNNNNNNNNNNNNNNNNNNNNNNNNNNNNNNNNNNNNNNNNNNNNNNNNNNNNNNNNNNNNNNNNNNNNNNNNNNNNNNNNNNNNNNNNNNNNNNNNNNNNNNNNNNNNNNNNNNNNNNNNNNNNNNNNNNNNNNNNNNNNNNNNNNNNNNNNNNNNNNNNNNNNNNNNNNNNNNNNNNNNNNNNNNNNNNNNNNNNNNNNNNNNNNNNNNNNNNNNNNNNNNNNNNNNNNNNNNNNNNNNNNNNNNNNNNNNNNNNNNNNNNNNNNNNNNNNNNNNNNNNNNNNNNNNNNNNNNNNNNNNNNNNNNNNNNNNNNNNNNNNNNNNNNNNNNNNNNNNNNNNNNNNNNNNNNNNNNNNNNNNNNNNNNNNNNNNNNNNNNNNNNNNNNNNNNNNNNNNNNNNNNNNNNNNNNNNNNNNNNNNNNNNNNNNNNNNNNNNNNNNNNNNNNNNNNNNNNNNNNNNNNNNNNNNNNNNNNNNNNNNNNNNNNNNNNNNNNNNNNNNNNNNNNNNNNNNNNNNNNNNNNNNNNNNNNNNNNNNNNNNNNNNNNNNNNNNNNNNNNNNNNNNNNNNNNNNNNNNNCATGGATttggtatgtgtgccattcagaaggtaaatgggcaagacacaatatctaagtgcctttaaacggcaCACCTACACTCAAAACCGCGAGGCACATGACGCGGAGCGCCAGCTGCCTCTGGGCGGAGGATGACGGCACGCGTCACAAACTCCAGGAATATAATTTTTccatttgatccacctctacactaCCCAATTGATCACTCCTTTGAGCGGCGCCCTGCTCTGGAGAGCAAAGCATAACACAGGTCAATCACCGAGGCGTGGGATATGGAGCATCTGCTGCCTCTGGGCAGAGGATGCACAAAAAATCTAAACCCTTCCCCTTCTCGAAAATTTGACAGATGTAACAGTTCCCAGTTTGTCTTTTACCCAGCTTGAAGCAACATATGGGTCAGCCAAAAAGCAGGGATCCACTTTTTCCAAAATCCTTACTTCCAACGGTCAAAAATCATCTCTGATAGGATTCTCAGGGATAACGTTGGAAGTCTCAACCACACCTGTCACCGCAGGTACTTTATCCTGGTCAGGCTCACTTCCAAACTCTGTCCCTCCCGCCATGGTTACTTGTAACAAGAGACAGGCTCTCGCACTCAGTAGTTGATCTGTACTCTAACACCATTACTAGGTATATATTCAGAAGATGGAGGTTTGAGCCTTGTGCATTTCTTCCCATTCTTCCATGTCTGCRTTATGACTCCGAAGCCTCCTCAGTCCTCTCtggcctccttttgaaaaaggtcaaaggtaatcgaggagagggaaagtggacgtcacacttttttaatagaaaaacaacattggatgttgtaagtccataacaatgcttaaaccacatcaggagaccacttttgaggtctgggaaaaatctacgAAATGTTGGTTTCTGAGTGTAGTTGGCCTTTAATTGAAGCGCACAGGCACCTAGCACCGTTTGGTTagtggtgtttctgtagcacGTGAGatgagtttgcaaaacaaatggccactggattgaagCAAATAATCATATTCTGACAGGTagacataggctactttgtagctagttaacatttaattgagaaggttttctGGAATGCCTTACCATCTACCAGWAGACAGTTAGGCCTRTCATTAACATTGCTWTATTTTTCCTGTTCCTTAWttgtttgaaacctggacgttttacttcatattatgaggcatgtcttaccttgcttcaaagtagcctatagctaAAATCCMRCCATAGAAACGTGGRGTCAATTATTTTATAACGACTTAATACATTCTMctgaaaagccaactgacatttactcccgaggtgctgacctgttgcaccctctacaaccactgtgatgattattatttgaccctgctggtYRTCTATGAAYGTTTgagcatcttggccatgtactgttataatctccacccaggacagccagaagaggacaagccacccctcagagcttggttcctctctaggttcattcctaggttcctgcctttctagggagttattcctagccaccgtgcttctgcattgcttgctgtttgggattttaggctgggtttctgtatagcactttgacatcggctgatgtaaaaagggctttataaatttgATTGGTTTTCTTTCTTtggttttctttctttcattgtctaacAGCCAAGGCATTATCCTTGTcgtattagcaacccatgatagctgttgcatctttagatctcccctctttctaaatttgTAAYggatatttccatctctgtccaggAAACCGCTTGAATGTGCAGTGCACATTTTAGAAAGGTGTTTACCTggaaattgcattttggaacattcacacttaggcctactgctgtgtgcacattgctgcaccTAAAATGTGAAgcaataatagtttatcaacattaagCTAAatattctgatctgttccatcagccttattaattgaagcggcgtatacctccactacactacttttaTACGCAttgtggggattaagaagtgtGTATACGCAATGCAcactgaaaaataagtgggtGTAGGTGTTTACCTGCATATACCCCACACTACTGCAGAGGATGGACTTTTGCCAAAATGAGAAAAGGCCAGAGAGAACTAGACAAATCAAGACACCACTTCtgttaacactgaagagaaagGATCTTATTGGTTGSCGTCAAAGCTCAAAGGAGGTGGTTAAACTAAAAAGGTATGCCCTCTGTTCTTTGAAATACGGTATTGCTTCTTACAATACACGTCAAATCTGCCATGATCAGTATCTTTTAAGCAGAGAGCAGACTTGTTTAGAATGAACAGTGTGTTAGCAAAAATAGAGTAACATTTTATAGAACGACTTTATTCCATCTACATCACGTCAATAACATAAATATTCAACTGTCCTTGTTKTAGCCTAGGCTTACTGTTGCTCTAAAAACAGGTATTTATACACAAGCCTGTTTCAAATTACAAGTTAACAAAGGGTTAATGAGGGGTATGTGGTTAATTACCCTCTTACCCCAAGACACTTCACAATATAACTATGTCAGCTAAAGAATGATTTCCTGACATCCCCTGTGTACATCTCAAGCCATACTGCTACAATTTCTCCCCAttgtggacactcctatgtctGATAAGGTTACTMCGGAAGGGGAAGCTCTTGTAACATAGTTTGCACTTGAAAGGCCTCTCTTTGGTGTGAACTGTCTGATGCTCCTTCAAATAGTTTGCCCGAGTGAAGTGCTTCCCACACGTGGCGCAGCTGTACGGCTTGTCGGCGTCTGCCCTAATATTCGGCTTCCCACGTTGTGACCCAATGACACCAGCGGAGGTAGAAGCAGGAGCTTTTGAGCTCCCTCCTTTACCTCTTGCCATCGTTTCRGTGTTGTTGGGATTGTGCACTGTGTTATAGGCTAAGTACTTCTTGTGGTGAACCCCTATCCTGCCCCTGTCTGTATTGGTGGGGTAACCATGAGGTAACTGAGGAAGGCTAGACCCAGGTCCAGGTCTTCTATGAACCCAGTCACCAGGCATTAGATGAGACCCTGAAGGAAAAGACAGGCTTCCCGATAGAGTACCACCATGGGGGTCTCCCACCActctctgtgaaggctgaagcccaggRtgacctgctctgttcatcatggatactgtggtgtttgtatcataggaacaggagggtctatctttatcagccccaggccctgcttcatccctgcactgagactgtgaagagaagggtctgggctgcagactggatccctgactcgagcctctgtctctctgatgaccaccaggactgaggTTGTTCAGTMcacctgtccactggttgtgttctgCGTGGTGGAGTCTCTGTCCCTCGTGGTTCCGTCCTGGTTCTGACTCGGGAAGGAACAGTGACGGCTCCTGATCCAGGGTCCTGGTCAGGGGCCAGGTTTTGTGACCAGCCGCTTCAGAGGTCCAGTCTCTCCCGCCAGCAACACCGGATATCAGCaggtcctcatggactgcagactATAAACACAAATTGTACAGAAAAGCATAAAGGTTTATATAAGAAACTctttactgtacacacagaaacatgacatTATATTATAAATGTTAACCACAGTCAAGCCCATCTCTAACAATGTGATTCAattaaggtagcctagtggctag
Encoded here:
- the LOC139023662 gene encoding uncharacterized protein; the encoded protein is MSNQLNLTQVDFNQVVETSRMINGNRMHLSSILSAIXKGLNTYSAVHEDLLISGVAGGRDWTSEAAGHKTWPLTRTLDQEPSLFLPESEPGRNHEGQRLHHAEHNQWTGXLNNLSPGGHQRDRGSSQGSSLQPRPFSSQSQCRDEAGPGADKDRPSCSYDTNTTVSMMNRAGHPGLQPSQRVVGDPHGGTLSGSLSFPSGSHLMPGDWVHRRPGPGSSLPQLPHGYPTNTDRGRIGVHHKKYLAYNTVHNPNNTETMARGKGGSSKAPASTSAGVIGSQRGKPNIRADADKPYSCATCGKHFTRANYLKEHQTVHTKERPFKCKLCYKSFPFRSNLIRHRSVHNGEKL